The Peribacillus simplex genome contains a region encoding:
- a CDS encoding M15 family metallopeptidase, translating into MGFFGLMLGLLFKYMLPPDLDEIELTDELNPIVAEKKDELIQQANDKGIPVIITAGFRSLAEQNELYEKGRSGPGNIVTNARGGESLHNFGLAIDFALLNKQGEAIWDMSYDGNDNGKSDWMEVVTIAKGLGFDWGGDWAGFKDYPHLQMTFGLSLRELQLAKRPKGQ; encoded by the coding sequence ATGGGCTTTTTCGGATTGATGCTGGGGCTCTTGTTCAAGTATATGCTTCCGCCTGATCTAGATGAAATCGAACTGACTGACGAGCTGAATCCGATCGTCGCCGAAAAAAAAGACGAGCTCATTCAACAGGCTAATGACAAAGGCATCCCGGTTATCATTACGGCGGGGTTCCGGTCTTTAGCCGAGCAAAATGAACTCTATGAAAAAGGCAGATCAGGCCCGGGCAACATCGTAACGAATGCAAGAGGCGGCGAGTCGCTGCATAATTTCGGTTTGGCGATAGATTTTGCCCTACTTAACAAACAAGGCGAGGCCATTTGGGATATGAGTTATGACGGCAACGATAATGGAAAGTCGGATTGGATGGAAGTTGTAACCATCGCTAAAGGGTTAGGTTTTGATTGGGGAGGGGATTGGGCAGGGTTCAAGGATTATCCGCATTTACAAATGACATTTGGCTTGAGCCTGCGTGAGCTGCAACTAGCCAAGCGGCCAAAAGGGCAGTGA
- a CDS encoding DinB family protein — MNENEKVREELLNAVIGLTDEQLNTLPEPGRWSIMQVLDHLYLMERAITKGISDKLKSDDSIPAVDKPIELTLNREMKVQAPPFVIPSGSYQTLSEIKEKLSESRKAFVQVVDHARETDLEQKSFPHPLFKDLSLKQWIPFVGLHEKRHLLQIEELKAKL, encoded by the coding sequence GTGAATGAAAATGAAAAAGTCAGGGAAGAACTTTTAAATGCGGTCATCGGACTAACGGATGAACAGCTGAACACCCTTCCTGAACCAGGACGATGGAGCATCATGCAGGTTTTGGATCATTTATATTTAATGGAGAGGGCCATAACAAAGGGCATTTCCGATAAATTGAAAAGCGATGATAGCATTCCTGCTGTGGACAAACCGATCGAGCTTACTTTAAATCGTGAAATGAAGGTCCAGGCCCCGCCATTTGTCATTCCGTCAGGATCATACCAAACTTTGAGTGAGATTAAGGAAAAGTTGTCCGAATCCCGAAAAGCTTTTGTACAGGTCGTTGACCATGCAAGGGAAACTGACCTCGAACAAAAGTCTTTTCCACATCCTTTGTTTAAAGATTTAAGCTTGAAGCAATGGATCCCATTCGTGGGACTGCATGAAAAACGGCATTTATTGCAAATTGAAGAATTGAAAGCAAAGTTATAA